The stretch of DNA CGTCGGGCCTGGGCCTCTCGGACGCCACGCTGGCGACGATCGCAGCCAACTCGCTCCGGTCGGCCTTCCTCGACGAAGGGGCCACGCTGGCATTGCTGGCCGACCTCGATCGGATGTGACCGATCACCCCGCCGCCATCCCGGCGATGATCGCAAGCGCCTCGTCGACGTCACCCGCAGTCACGTGCAGGTTCATCACGGCGCGCACCTCGTGAGGGCCGATCGGCAGCATGGCGACCCCGGAGGCGAGGGCACGCTCGCACAGCTCGTCTGCCGGCATCTCGGTACCGAAGTACACCATGTTCGTCTCGACCTTCGACAGGTCGACCGAAACGCCCGGAGTCTCGGCGAGGCCCATGGCGAAGCGCGCCGCGTTGGCGTGGTCGTCGCCGAGCCGCTCGCGGTGATTGTCGACCGCGTAGAGGGCGCCGGCCGCCATCATGCCCGCCTGCCGGAAGCCGCCGCCGTGCATCTGCTTGAAGCGCCGCGCCGTGTCGAGCAGGTCTCGCCGACCGACGAGCGCCGAGCCCATCGGCGCCCCGAGCCCCTTCGAGAAGCAGACGCTCACCGTGTCGAACCCGCGGGCGTACTCCCGCTCTGCGATTCCAGTCGCGGCGGCGGCGTTCCACAGGCGGGCCCCGTCGAGGTGGGTGCCGAGGCCGTGCTCCCTGGCGGCCACCGTGACCGCCTCGAGCTGATCGAGGGGCCAGATGGTCCCCCCGGCGGCGTTGTGGGTGTTCTCGCACTCGAGGAGCGTGATCGGCTCGAACAGCGACGACGGCAGGGACGGTGGGACCACGGGGATGGCGGCGTGCACCGCCTCCGGGGTGAATGTGCCGCGTTCGCTCGGGAGGTCTCGCACCGTCACGCCGGAGAGGGCGGCCGGGGCACCGATCTCGTGGAGGTTGATGTGCGCCGACTCCGCAGCCAGGACGACGTCGCCCGGGCGAGTGTGGGTGCGGATGGCGATCTGGTTCGACATGGTCCCCGACGGTACGAAGATGGCGTCTTCCTTCCCGAGCAGGTCGGCGACACGCCGCTCCAAGGCGAGCACGGTCGGGTCGTCGTGGTACACGTCGTCGCCGACCTCGGCCTCGGCGATGGCTTTGCGCATCGTCTCGGTCGGCCGCGTGACCGTATCGGAGCGGAGATCGATCATGCGCGGAGTCTCGCCCGGCCCCACCTGCTCCG from Acidimicrobiia bacterium encodes:
- a CDS encoding threonine aldolase family protein produces the protein MIDLRSDTVTRPTETMRKAIAEAEVGDDVYHDDPTVLALERRVADLLGKEDAIFVPSGTMSNQIAIRTHTRPGDVVLAAESAHINLHEIGAPAALSGVTVRDLPSERGTFTPEAVHAAIPVVPPSLPSSLFEPITLLECENTHNAAGGTIWPLDQLEAVTVAAREHGLGTHLDGARLWNAAAATGIAEREYARGFDTVSVCFSKGLGAPMGSALVGRRDLLDTARRFKQMHGGGFRQAGMMAAGALYAVDNHRERLGDDHANAARFAMGLAETPGVSVDLSKVETNMVYFGTEMPADELCERALASGVAMLPIGPHEVRAVMNLHVTAGDVDEALAIIAGMAAG